One part of the Rutidosis leptorrhynchoides isolate AG116_Rl617_1_P2 chromosome 1, CSIRO_AGI_Rlap_v1, whole genome shotgun sequence genome encodes these proteins:
- the LOC139904136 gene encoding uncharacterized protein: protein MAVCNNLFSGVEIDKDKVCISHLQYTDDTIFFGMDHHEVSFVAKCYDCKIGSVPFNYLGLPIGANMNKMSSWMPVINKFEKHLSDWKARLVSFGGRVTLVKSVLNSLRLYFFSLYRAPPCVKIDDMGVPFSKSFVKVVGNGSSTSFWHDVWVDGMKLWDKYKRLFKLESNSNATVTDSWVWNGSSWCGNWDWVRIPRGRTVADLVMLVSDLNSCTLAPDKQDSWRWQGANNGVFTTK from the exons ATGGCCGTTTGTAACAATCTTTTCTCGGGAGTTGAAATCGATAAAGATAAAGTTTGTATCTCACATCTCCAATATACGGACGATACAATCTTCTTTG GTATGGATCATCATGAGGTTTCTTTTGTGGCCAAGTGTTATGATTGCAAAATTGGTTCGGTTCCCTTTAATTACCTCGGTCTTCCCATTGGTGCGAATATGAATAAGATGAGTAGTTGGATGCCGGTTATTAATAAATTTGAAAAACATCTTTCGGATTGGAAAGCGCGTTTGGTGTCTTTTGGTGGTCGCGTGACTCTTGTTAAATCAGTGCTTAATAGCCTCCGATTGTACTTTTTCTCGCTCTACCGTGCCCCGCCAT GTGTAAAGATCGATGATATGGGAGTTCCTTTTTCAAAGTCTTTCGTCAAAGTTGTTGGTAATGGCTCAAGCACTTCCTTTTGGCATGATGTATGGGTGGACGGGATGAAATTGTGGGACAAATACAAGAGATTATTCAAATTAGAATCAAACTCAAATGCTACGGTTACGGATAGTTGGGTTTGGAATGGCTCTTCATGGTGCGGGAATTGGGATTGGGTTCGTATTCCGAGGGGCCGAACAGTGGCTGACCTTGTGATGCTAGTATCCGACCTCAACTCGTGCACTTTGGCTCCGGATAAGCAAGACTCATGGCGATGGCAAGGTGCAAACAATGGGGTGTTTACAACAAAATGA
- the LOC139904128 gene encoding uncharacterized protein: MVETLRNNFVPKKVELFIWRSRKKRIPTLIELDKRGIDLHSVRCPLCDDGVESVDHALLFCKKVFGIWEKIFKWWGFSVFSSASLCEIFQGSTIGNMSDLGSKIWQVVLWSCCYLIWLNRNQVVFNKKGWTTPVALCEIQLKAFERIGKRSKSLHLDWHNWLHNPQSFVM, translated from the coding sequence ATGGTGGAAACTTTGAGAAATAATTTTGTCCCCAAGAAAGTCGAGCTCTTCATATGGAGGTCGAGGAAAAAACGTATCCCAACTTTGATTGAGCTAGACAAGCGTGGGATTGATCTTCACTCCGTTCGTTGCCCTCTTTGTGACGATGGGGTGGAATCGGTTGACCACGCCTTGCTCTTTTGTAAAAAAGTCTTCGGTATTTGGGAAAAGATATTCAAATGGTGGGGATTTAGCGTGTTTTCGTCGGCTAGTTTGTGTGAGATCTTTCAAGGCTCTACAATAGGGAATATGTCGGATTTAGGTTCCAAGATATGGCAAGTGGTTCTTTGGTCGTGTTGTTATCTCATATGGTTGAACCGGAACCAAGTGGTCTTTAATAAAAAAGGTTGGACAACCCCGGTAGCATTATGTGAGATTCAACTCAAGGCTTTCGAGCGGATTGGGAAAAGAAGCAAGTCACTTCATCTTGATTGGCATAATTGGCTACACAATCCTCAATCTTTTGTTATGTAA